In Chryseobacterium turcicum, a single window of DNA contains:
- a CDS encoding kelch repeat-containing protein, whose amino-acid sequence MKKLLFLLSIHCVFFSALSAQWSLGANLPEGIRAANTESHIQNGTGYIYVMGGRNDQEIISNKTYRYTLGSNIWETMANVPTPILGSSSAKIGDNIYIIGGMVTTPGIITKKVYKYNIPNNIWTQAADTLNPYTDGDAVAYQDSLIYTVGSYNSEESFVYNIHTNKWKAATPIPSSGSALSYGALSLHGNKLVYVGGSNGTFSPTYYNNVWIGEINQNNRTNITWTQGAAFPGSTTTFFELKPWKNGLILIGGTTDNTFNTFSDENYFYDPQANTWTTLTSKPTSWNTGNSTSILLNGTWKLFCTGGFQTSYLTNTEIYAEENLSVSDIQTDTCHLRNMKTISGRNPKISFCTSENGNISMKIWDAKGSLVRENNKIENRAGSKIISLLDFNLATGIYFITLSQNGNHQSKKIQIIH is encoded by the coding sequence ATGAAAAAACTACTATTCTTATTATCTATCCATTGTGTATTTTTTAGTGCGCTTTCTGCGCAATGGTCTTTAGGTGCTAATTTACCTGAAGGAATTCGTGCCGCTAATACAGAAAGCCACATCCAAAATGGTACAGGCTATATATATGTGATGGGGGGCAGAAATGATCAGGAAATCATATCCAATAAAACATACCGTTACACCCTTGGAAGCAATATCTGGGAAACAATGGCAAACGTTCCTACACCAATTTTAGGTTCATCCAGCGCTAAAATTGGTGATAATATCTATATTATTGGTGGAATGGTAACTACGCCGGGAATTATTACAAAAAAAGTTTATAAATACAATATTCCGAATAATATTTGGACGCAGGCAGCAGATACTCTAAATCCTTATACAGATGGAGATGCAGTAGCCTATCAGGACAGTTTAATCTATACTGTGGGAAGCTACAATAGTGAAGAATCTTTTGTTTATAATATCCATACAAACAAGTGGAAAGCTGCCACTCCTATACCTTCTTCCGGAAGTGCATTATCATACGGCGCATTATCTCTACATGGAAACAAGCTTGTATATGTAGGAGGTTCTAATGGTACTTTCTCACCAACATACTATAACAATGTATGGATAGGAGAAATCAATCAAAACAACCGTACAAACATCACCTGGACGCAAGGTGCTGCTTTTCCCGGATCAACAACAACTTTCTTTGAATTAAAACCTTGGAAAAACGGATTAATCTTAATTGGAGGTACAACAGATAATACTTTCAATACGTTTTCCGATGAAAATTATTTCTATGATCCGCAAGCTAATACTTGGACTACGTTAACATCTAAACCTACATCATGGAATACCGGCAATTCTACATCAATATTATTAAATGGAACATGGAAACTGTTTTGTACCGGTGGCTTTCAAACTAGTTATTTAACCAATACTGAAATCTATGCTGAAGAGAATTTATCCGTTTCTGATATTCAAACCGATACATGCCATCTTAGAAATATGAAAACCATTAGTGGAAGAAATCCTAAGATAAGTTTTTGTACATCAGAAAATGGTAATATCTCTATGAAAATATGGGATGCAAAAGGTAGTTTGGTAAGAGAAAATAATAAAATTGAAAATCGTGCAGGTTCCAAAATCATATCACTGCTTGATTTCAATCTAGCAACAGGAATTTATTTTATTACCTTATCTCAAAACGGGAATCATCAATCTAAGAAAATTCAAATTATTCACTAA
- the rpsI gene encoding 30S ribosomal protein S9, translating to MSIVHKIGRRKTSVARVYVKPGTGNITVNGKDAATYFSTDVMVYKLNQPFILSETVGQYDVTVNVFGGGNTGQAEAIRLGISRALCEINAEFRLALKPAGLLTRDARMVERKKPGQKKARKRFQFSKR from the coding sequence ATGTCTATAGTTCACAAAATCGGAAGAAGAAAGACTTCTGTAGCTAGAGTTTATGTAAAGCCAGGAACTGGTAACATTACAGTAAACGGTAAAGATGCTGCAACTTATTTCTCTACAGACGTGATGGTTTACAAACTAAACCAGCCGTTTATCCTTTCTGAAACTGTTGGTCAGTATGACGTTACCGTAAATGTTTTCGGTGGTGGAAATACAGGTCAGGCAGAAGCTATCAGATTAGGTATTTCTAGAGCACTTTGCGAAATTAATGCTGAATTTAGATTAGCATTGAAGCCTGCAGGTTTACTTACAAGAGATGCAAGAATGGTGGAAAGAAAGAAACCAGGTCAGAAAAAAGCAAGAAAGAGATTCCAGTTCTCAAAACGTTAA
- a CDS encoding methylmalonyl-CoA mutase family protein, which translates to METQKYTPKNKVRIVTAASLFDGHDAAINIMRRVIQGTGCEVIHLGHDKSAEEVVNTAIQEDANAIALTSYQGGHNEYFKYIYDLLREKNASQIKIFGGGGGVILPEEIEDIMAYGIDRIYSPDDGRELGLQGMIDDLVQRSDFPTGRDVKTEDLDSISFENSTSIAKIISAVENFSEEKPDLVKAIDEKSKDLNIPIIGITGTGGAGKSSLTDELVRRFLRSNTDKKIAIISIDPSKKKTGGALLGDRIRMNAINDPRVYMRSMATRENNVSVSPFIHSALNVLKLAHPDVIILETSGIGQSGSEVSDFADVSMYVMTPEYGASTQLEKIDMLDYADLVALNKSDKRGALDALQAVRKQFQRNHLLWESPLDDMPVYATKASQFNDHGTTDLYNRLVEKVNDTLRQAQGDNAPQFKGFVEQEVSEDITIIPPKRVRYLSEIVENNRIYDANIEKQAELARKMYHIEGVKKFLSNETLDAEYQKAEKALQQENIDFLKNWDDTKDAFKTEFYSYFVRGKEIKVETSTESLSHLRIPKIALPKYTDWGDLIKWKGQENLPGGFPYTAGIYPFKRTGEDPTRMFAGEGGPERTNRRFHYVSAEMPAKRLSTAFDSVTLYGQDPALPPDIYGKIGNAGVSIATLDDAKKLYSGFDLVNALTSVSMTINGPAPMLLAFFMNAAIDQNVEKYIAEHKLEAKVEAALKAKFDDKGLARPKYNGELPPSNNGLGLQLLGLTGDEVIPADVYAEIKAKTIATVRGTVQADILKEDQAQNTCIFSTEFALRLMGDVQEYFITEKVRNFYSVSISGYHIAEAGANPVSQLAFTLANGFTYVEYYLSRGMDINDFAPNLSFFFSNGIDPEYSVIGRVARRIWAKAMKLKYGADERSQMLKYHIQTSGRSLHAQEIDFNDIRTTLQALYAIYDNCNSLHTNAYDEAITTPTEQSVRRAMAIQLIINKELGLAKNENPLQGSFIIEELTDLVEEAVYAEFDRITERGGVLGAMETMYQRSKIQEESMHYEWLKHTGEYPIIGVNTFLGKDGSPTVRPGEVIRSTEEEKQVQIETLHNFQQSNDDKSEAALKTLQHAAINQQNLFEVMMDAVKYCSLGQITNALFEVGGKYRRNM; encoded by the coding sequence ATGGAAACCCAAAAATATACTCCTAAAAACAAAGTAAGAATCGTAACAGCCGCATCGTTATTCGATGGGCACGATGCTGCGATTAATATTATGCGTCGTGTGATTCAAGGAACAGGATGCGAAGTCATTCACCTTGGTCACGACAAATCTGCCGAAGAAGTGGTAAACACTGCTATTCAGGAAGATGCAAACGCTATTGCATTGACTTCTTATCAAGGTGGTCACAATGAATATTTCAAATATATCTACGATCTTTTAAGAGAAAAAAACGCTTCGCAAATCAAGATTTTTGGTGGTGGTGGCGGTGTCATCTTGCCTGAAGAAATCGAAGATATTATGGCGTACGGAATCGACAGAATTTATTCTCCGGACGACGGTCGTGAGCTTGGATTACAGGGAATGATTGATGATTTGGTTCAACGATCCGACTTCCCAACAGGAAGAGACGTTAAAACTGAAGATTTAGACTCTATCAGTTTTGAAAACTCTACAAGCATTGCTAAAATCATTTCTGCGGTTGAAAACTTCTCAGAAGAAAAACCAGATTTAGTAAAAGCGATTGACGAAAAATCAAAAGATTTAAATATTCCAATCATCGGTATCACAGGTACTGGTGGAGCCGGAAAATCTTCTTTAACAGACGAATTGGTAAGACGTTTCTTACGTTCAAACACCGATAAAAAAATTGCCATCATCTCTATCGACCCTTCGAAAAAGAAAACCGGAGGTGCACTTTTGGGCGATAGAATTCGTATGAATGCGATTAATGACCCAAGAGTTTATATGCGTTCGATGGCGACCAGAGAGAATAACGTTTCAGTTTCTCCGTTCATCCATTCAGCATTAAATGTATTGAAATTAGCTCATCCTGATGTTATCATTTTGGAAACTTCAGGGATTGGGCAGTCAGGTTCGGAAGTTTCTGATTTTGCTGACGTGTCAATGTACGTGATGACTCCTGAATATGGAGCTTCTACGCAGTTGGAAAAAATCGACATGTTAGATTATGCAGATTTAGTTGCATTAAATAAATCTGACAAAAGAGGAGCTTTAGATGCACTTCAAGCCGTAAGAAAACAGTTCCAGAGAAACCATTTATTGTGGGAAAGTCCGTTGGATGACATGCCGGTTTATGCGACAAAAGCGTCTCAATTTAACGACCACGGAACAACCGATTTATACAATAGATTAGTAGAAAAAGTAAATGATACCCTTCGACAAGCTCAGGGTGACAATGCTCCTCAATTTAAAGGTTTTGTTGAGCAAGAAGTTTCTGAAGACATCACGATTATTCCACCAAAAAGAGTTCGTTACCTTTCTGAAATTGTTGAAAACAATAGAATTTATGATGCAAACATCGAGAAACAAGCTGAGCTTGCGAGAAAAATGTATCATATTGAAGGGGTGAAAAAATTCCTTTCCAATGAAACTTTAGATGCAGAATATCAAAAAGCAGAAAAAGCGCTTCAACAGGAAAATATCGACTTCTTAAAAAATTGGGATGATACGAAAGATGCTTTCAAGACTGAGTTTTATTCATACTTTGTAAGAGGAAAAGAGATAAAAGTTGAAACCTCAACAGAATCTTTATCACACTTAAGAATTCCAAAAATTGCATTACCAAAATATACCGACTGGGGTGATTTGATTAAATGGAAAGGCCAAGAAAATCTTCCTGGAGGATTCCCTTACACCGCGGGAATTTATCCTTTCAAAAGAACAGGAGAAGACCCGACAAGAATGTTTGCCGGAGAAGGCGGACCTGAAAGAACCAACAGAAGGTTCCATTACGTTTCTGCGGAAATGCCTGCAAAACGTTTATCTACAGCGTTTGACTCTGTAACTTTATACGGACAAGACCCTGCTTTACCACCAGATATTTATGGTAAAATCGGAAATGCAGGAGTTTCTATTGCAACTTTGGATGATGCTAAAAAACTATATTCAGGTTTTGATTTGGTAAATGCATTGACTTCAGTTTCAATGACGATTAATGGTCCAGCGCCAATGTTGCTGGCTTTCTTCATGAATGCAGCCATCGACCAAAATGTTGAAAAATATATTGCTGAACATAAGCTTGAGGCTAAGGTTGAAGCAGCTTTAAAAGCAAAATTTGACGATAAAGGTTTAGCAAGACCAAAATATAACGGAGAATTGCCACCATCTAACAATGGTTTAGGTTTACAATTATTAGGACTTACAGGAGACGAAGTGATTCCTGCGGATGTTTATGCTGAAATTAAAGCTAAAACGATTGCAACCGTTCGTGGAACTGTTCAGGCTGATATTTTAAAAGAAGACCAGGCTCAAAATACATGTATTTTCTCTACAGAATTTGCTTTGAGATTGATGGGTGACGTTCAGGAGTATTTCATCACTGAAAAAGTAAGAAACTTCTACTCGGTTTCGATTTCTGGTTATCACATTGCAGAAGCGGGCGCAAATCCGGTTTCTCAGTTGGCATTTACTTTGGCAAATGGTTTCACTTACGTGGAATATTATTTGTCTAGAGGAATGGACATCAATGATTTTGCTCCAAACTTATCTTTCTTCTTCTCGAATGGAATCGACCCTGAATATTCGGTAATCGGACGTGTCGCAAGAAGAATCTGGGCAAAAGCCATGAAACTGAAATACGGTGCCGACGAAAGAAGCCAGATGTTGAAATATCATATTCAAACTTCAGGTCGTTCACTTCATGCTCAGGAAATTGATTTCAATGATATCAGAACGACTCTTCAGGCATTGTATGCAATCTACGATAACTGTAATTCATTGCACACGAATGCTTATGACGAGGCAATCACCACTCCTACTGAGCAATCGGTAAGAAGAGCAATGGCGATTCAGTTGATTATTAATAAAGAATTAGGTTTAGCGAAAAACGAAAATCCACTTCAAGGTTCATTTATTATTGAAGAATTAACTGATTTAGTGGAAGAAGCGGTTTATGCAGAATTCGACAGAATCACAGAAAGAGGTGGTGTTTTGGGTGCGATGGAAACGATGTACCAACGTTCAAAAATTCAGGAAGAATCAATGCATTACGAATGGTTGAAACACACAGGAGAATATCCAATTATCGGGGTAAATACTTTCCTTGGAAAAGATGGTTCACCAACGGTTCGCCCGGGAGAAGTTATCCGTTCGACTGAAGAAGAAAAGCAGGTTCAGATTGAAACGCTTCATAATTTCCAACAATCTAATGATGATAAATCTGAGGCTGCCTTGAAAACTTTACAACATGCTGCCATCAATCAGCAAAATTTATTTGAAGTGATGATGGATGCCGTGAAATACTGTTCTCTTGGACAAATCACCAATGCTTTGTTTGAAGTAGGCGGTAAATACAGAAGAAACATGTAA
- a CDS encoding Dph6-related ATP pyrophosphatase — MKPKAIFNWSSGKDSALALYKILKEDQFQVTALLTSLNKEFQRISMHGVHVSLLEKQAESLGLPLIKMEIPAEPSMEEYTEIMTHTMSEIQSQGVTHSIFGDIFLEDLRQYREHQLEAIGMKAVFPLWKQNTSDLIHEFLELGFKTIVTCVNETYLDKSFAGRIIDKDFIKDLPENVDPCGENGEFHTFTFDGPIFKKPIDFEIGETVKKTYPKPKSDENEEEGEYVFWFCDLILK, encoded by the coding sequence ATGAAACCAAAAGCCATATTCAACTGGAGCAGCGGAAAAGATTCTGCTCTTGCCTTATATAAAATTTTAAAAGAGGACCAATTTCAGGTTACCGCCCTACTTACAAGCTTAAATAAAGAGTTTCAGAGGATTTCTATGCACGGCGTTCATGTTTCGCTATTGGAAAAACAGGCTGAAAGTTTAGGCTTACCTTTAATCAAAATGGAAATTCCTGCAGAACCATCAATGGAGGAATATACGGAGATTATGACTCATACGATGAGTGAAATACAGTCTCAAGGAGTCACTCATTCTATTTTTGGGGATATTTTCTTGGAAGATTTACGACAATACCGGGAACACCAATTAGAAGCTATTGGGATGAAAGCCGTTTTTCCGCTTTGGAAGCAGAATACATCAGACCTCATCCATGAATTTTTAGAATTGGGTTTTAAAACAATTGTCACCTGTGTGAACGAAACTTATCTTGATAAAAGCTTTGCAGGAAGAATTATTGATAAAGATTTCATTAAAGATTTACCCGAAAACGTTGACCCTTGCGGTGAAAATGGAGAATTTCACACTTTCACTTTTGATGGTCCTATTTTTAAAAAACCAATTGATTTCGAAATTGGTGAAACAGTAAAGAAAACCTATCCGAAACCAAAATCTGATGAAAATGAAGAAGAAGGAGAATACGTTTTCTGGTTTTGTGATTTGATTTTAAAATAA
- the ruvC gene encoding crossover junction endodeoxyribonuclease RuvC, with the protein MVSVEKIILGIDPGTAIMGFGLISVKKGKMEMISIHELILKKYPNHETKLKYIFDKTLALIDEFHPDEVALEAPFFGKNVQSMLKLGRAQGVAMAASLHRNIPITEYSPKKIKMAITGNGNASKEQVAGMLKSLLNLKEFPTKYLDASDGLAVAVCHHFNSGTIADTKSYSGWDSFLKQNPDRLK; encoded by the coding sequence ATGGTTTCAGTAGAGAAAATAATTTTAGGAATTGACCCCGGAACAGCTATTATGGGGTTCGGTTTAATATCGGTAAAAAAAGGAAAAATGGAAATGATTTCCATTCACGAATTGATTTTAAAAAAATATCCGAATCATGAGACCAAGCTTAAATACATTTTCGATAAAACGTTGGCATTAATTGATGAATTTCATCCGGATGAAGTAGCCCTAGAAGCTCCTTTCTTTGGCAAGAATGTACAATCAATGCTGAAGCTTGGCAGAGCTCAAGGCGTAGCAATGGCAGCAAGTCTTCACCGTAATATTCCTATCACCGAATATTCTCCAAAAAAAATAAAAATGGCAATCACTGGAAACGGAAATGCCAGTAAAGAACAGGTCGCAGGAATGCTTAAGAGTCTTTTAAACCTAAAAGAATTTCCTACAAAATATCTGGATGCTTCTGATGGTTTAGCCGTTGCTGTTTGTCATCATTTCAACTCAGGAACCATTGCAGATACAAAGTCGTATTCAGGATGGGATAGTTTTTTAAAACAGAACCCTGATCGGTTGAAGTAA
- the rplM gene encoding 50S ribosomal protein L13, with amino-acid sequence MNTLSYKTVSANKATANKEWVVVDAEGQPLGRLASTVAKILRGKHKANFTPHVDCGDNVIVLNAGKVTLSGNKWNDKTYIWHTGYPGGQKSMTALELQKKDSLKVLEKSVKGMLPKTRLGSALLKNLYLYEGTEHKHEAQQPKTINVNEFK; translated from the coding sequence GTGAATACATTAAGTTACAAAACTGTTTCAGCGAACAAAGCTACTGCTAATAAAGAATGGGTTGTGGTAGACGCTGAAGGACAGCCGTTAGGAAGACTAGCTTCTACGGTTGCAAAGATTTTGAGAGGTAAGCACAAAGCAAACTTTACACCTCACGTAGATTGTGGTGATAATGTTATTGTTTTGAATGCTGGGAAAGTTACTCTTTCAGGAAATAAGTGGAACGATAAGACTTACATCTGGCATACAGGTTACCCTGGTGGTCAGAAGTCTATGACAGCTCTTGAACTTCAGAAAAAAGATTCTTTAAAAGTATTGGAAAAATCTGTAAAAGGTATGCTTCCAAAAACAAGATTAGGATCTGCATTGCTTAAAAACCTTTATTTATATGAAGGAACTGAGCACAAGCATGAAGCTCAACAGCCTAAAACAATTAATGTTAACGAATTTAAATAA
- a CDS encoding PadR family transcriptional regulator, which produces MKKNSLYKGTLQNIILKLLSKEVKMYGYQITQRAKELTEGELEMTEGALYPLLHKLEADGIIRSEVQEINGRSRKYYLLTDKGKKQQATQEDEMKSYLFNLKTIFDI; this is translated from the coding sequence ATGAAAAAAAATAGCCTTTACAAAGGAACGCTTCAAAACATCATTTTAAAATTGCTTTCAAAAGAAGTAAAAATGTACGGATATCAAATTACTCAGCGTGCAAAAGAACTGACGGAAGGAGAATTGGAAATGACAGAAGGTGCCTTGTATCCTCTTTTGCATAAATTGGAGGCCGACGGAATTATCAGATCTGAAGTGCAGGAAATCAACGGTAGAAGCCGGAAATATTATTTGCTCACTGATAAAGGTAAAAAACAACAGGCAACACAGGAAGATGAAATGAAATCTTATCTGTTTAATCTTAAAACCATTTTTGATATTTAA
- a CDS encoding serine hydrolase domain-containing protein, with protein sequence MKFLISITFAFLLLFSCQKAEISKPINKKAIADSAVTVFQKKLYKTQIDSVFNKYNFNGSVGIFKDSIEIYRKNNGFSDFGNKIKINNTTVFSIASISKQFTAVLILLQMEQGKLNLDDKASKYIKDFQKKDYEDITIQQLLNHSSGLNNFGEKLLFKSGSGFNYSNDGYNALGKIVETVSGKSFDENMLDLLKKAGMKNSSTGTSFKGENFAKTYVGNSKTQKAIENMPKRLSNKEIGIAAGGVLSTIDDLLIWNNALYSGKIIKPETLKKFTSKGAERQHAIFGTMGYGLGIMMNDNKPVSYFHSGYVKGAPSLNIYYPETKTSVIILSNIADEEKGKSTSFRPHLKIKEVSDILENTN encoded by the coding sequence ATGAAATTTTTAATATCCATTACTTTTGCTTTTTTACTATTATTTTCCTGCCAAAAAGCTGAAATATCAAAACCCATCAACAAAAAAGCAATCGCTGATTCTGCAGTTACCGTATTTCAAAAAAAACTATACAAAACTCAGATTGATTCCGTTTTTAACAAATATAATTTTAACGGAAGTGTCGGTATTTTTAAAGATAGTATTGAGATTTATCGAAAGAATAATGGTTTCTCTGATTTTGGCAATAAAATTAAAATCAACAATACGACTGTATTTTCTATCGCATCAATCAGCAAACAATTTACAGCAGTTCTTATTCTCCTTCAAATGGAGCAGGGAAAACTAAATCTCGATGACAAAGCATCAAAATACATCAAAGATTTTCAAAAAAAAGATTACGAAGACATTACGATTCAACAGCTTTTAAATCACAGTTCAGGTTTAAACAATTTTGGCGAAAAGCTGCTGTTTAAAAGCGGTTCGGGGTTTAATTATTCAAATGACGGTTATAATGCTTTAGGTAAAATTGTCGAGACGGTTTCAGGAAAATCATTTGATGAAAACATGCTCGATTTATTAAAAAAAGCAGGAATGAAAAATTCATCTACCGGAACATCTTTCAAAGGAGAAAATTTTGCTAAAACCTATGTAGGAAATTCAAAAACTCAGAAAGCGATAGAAAATATGCCAAAAAGATTGAGTAATAAAGAAATAGGAATTGCGGCAGGCGGAGTTTTGTCAACCATTGACGATTTACTCATATGGAACAATGCTTTATACTCCGGAAAAATCATCAAACCAGAAACATTGAAAAAATTCACCTCTAAAGGTGCAGAAAGACAGCACGCCATTTTCGGGACGATGGGTTACGGATTGGGAATTATGATGAATGACAACAAGCCTGTTTCGTATTTTCACAGTGGTTATGTGAAAGGCGCTCCTTCGCTTAATATTTACTATCCCGAAACCAAAACTTCGGTCATTATTTTATCTAATATCGCTGATGAAGAAAAAGGCAAATCGACGTCTTTCAGACCTCATCTAAAGATTAAAGAGGTTTCAGATATACTGGAAAATACTAATTAG
- a CDS encoding sensor histidine kinase, producing the protein MQKKWLWHFLLWLPYLILEVNTEFYWMQLQYQQPVWSTLIHAFSEEFLQLILLKVPMVYLMFYYIEKYRYQRKNNLKLGLILSFILMFFSLAGYVFLMKFTVPFIYSHMKIVGLGGFGTLINSFMDKIFVAGIAIALNEYDNSQKLKKREQALLNEKMQSELGFLKSQINPHFLFNTLNNIYSLARKKSDETPQIVIKLSKLLRYVLYGTEMKFTEISKEIDFLIDYIDLQKIRFDKRLKVDFHFNIDDDNAQILPLLMIPIIENAFKHGAAQSTKNSFINIDLKLKSGMLQFKLNNSFENADVETKKGIGLKNLKRQLELVYFDYSFIEEIKENIFCTELNLDLNKTL; encoded by the coding sequence ATGCAAAAAAAATGGCTATGGCATTTTCTATTATGGCTTCCTTATTTAATTTTGGAAGTCAATACCGAATTCTATTGGATGCAACTACAATATCAGCAGCCGGTTTGGTCAACACTCATCCATGCATTTTCAGAAGAATTTTTACAATTGATACTGCTAAAAGTTCCTATGGTGTATTTAATGTTTTATTATATTGAAAAATATAGATATCAACGTAAAAATAATTTGAAATTAGGTCTTATTTTAAGTTTTATTTTGATGTTTTTTTCATTAGCAGGATATGTTTTTTTGATGAAGTTTACGGTACCTTTTATTTATTCACACATGAAAATTGTTGGGCTTGGGGGCTTTGGAACTTTGATAAATTCATTTATGGATAAAATTTTTGTTGCTGGTATTGCCATTGCCCTGAATGAATATGATAACAGTCAAAAATTAAAAAAGCGAGAGCAAGCCTTGTTGAATGAAAAGATGCAAAGTGAGCTTGGCTTTTTAAAATCTCAAATTAATCCTCATTTTTTATTCAATACACTGAATAATATTTATTCTTTGGCGAGAAAAAAATCAGATGAAACCCCGCAAATAGTTATAAAACTATCAAAACTTTTGCGCTATGTGCTGTATGGTACAGAAATGAAGTTTACCGAAATTTCGAAAGAAATCGATTTTTTGATTGATTATATAGATTTACAAAAAATAAGATTCGACAAAAGATTAAAAGTTGATTTTCACTTTAATATAGACGATGATAATGCTCAGATATTACCTCTATTAATGATTCCTATTATAGAAAATGCCTTTAAGCACGGTGCCGCCCAAAGTACTAAGAATTCTTTTATCAATATTGACTTGAAATTGAAATCGGGAATGCTGCAATTTAAGCTTAATAATTCTTTCGAAAACGCAGATGTAGAAACAAAAAAAGGAATTGGCTTGAAAAACTTAAAACGACAATTAGAGTTGGTTTATTTTGATTATAGTTTTATAGAAGAAATCAAAGAAAATATTTTTTGTACAGAACTTAATTTAGATTTAAACAAGACTTTATGA
- a CDS encoding 2'-5' RNA ligase family protein, with protein sequence MKKMYFIAIYPDQKIIDEIRVFKEDLARNFANSKALTNDAHITLAPPFSREIELEEDIHTAFQKIDTTISPFEMVLNGFGSFPNPANPVLYVKPEENEYLKQLYLNVKEKFSFERDSFSPHVTVGYRNLTFENFLKAWEIYEDKNYKTKFIVDKILLLRHDGKWISINEKKLSQE encoded by the coding sequence ATGAAAAAAATGTACTTCATTGCTATTTATCCCGACCAGAAAATCATTGATGAGATAAGAGTTTTTAAAGAAGATTTAGCAAGGAATTTTGCAAATTCTAAAGCATTGACTAATGATGCGCATATTACATTAGCTCCACCATTTTCAAGAGAAATAGAATTAGAAGAAGACATTCATACTGCATTTCAAAAAATCGATACTACTATTTCTCCTTTTGAAATGGTGCTCAATGGCTTTGGTAGTTTTCCCAACCCTGCTAATCCTGTTTTATATGTAAAACCTGAAGAAAATGAATATTTAAAACAGCTTTATTTAAATGTAAAAGAAAAGTTTAGTTTTGAAAGAGACTCATTCAGTCCCCATGTCACTGTAGGATATAGGAATCTTACTTTTGAAAACTTTCTAAAAGCCTGGGAGATTTATGAAGATAAAAACTACAAAACTAAATTCATAGTTGATAAAATATTATTATTAAGACACGATGGAAAGTGGATTTCTATTAATGAAAAAAAGCTATCTCAGGAATAA
- the rpsB gene encoding 30S ribosomal protein S2, whose protein sequence is MAKANVKDLLEAGVHFGHMTRKWNPNMAPYIFMEKNGIHIVDLHKTAVKLDEACSALEKLTSAGKKVLFVATKKQAKEVVAKHAAELNMPYITERWPGGMLTNFVTIRKAVKKMNHIDKMKKDGTFETLSKKERLQVDRQRANLEKNLGSISDMVRLPSAIFVVDIMREHIAVTEAKKLGIPVFGIVDTNSDPRKVDFVIPGNDDASKSIDMLLSVVSESIKEGQTQRKADKEKSKEEGEVVSADKDADFDAAE, encoded by the coding sequence ATGGCAAAAGCAAATGTAAAAGACCTTCTAGAGGCTGGTGTACACTTCGGTCACATGACTAGAAAGTGGAATCCAAATATGGCTCCATACATTTTTATGGAGAAAAATGGTATTCACATTGTAGACTTACATAAAACAGCAGTTAAATTGGATGAAGCGTGTAGCGCTTTAGAAAAATTAACTTCTGCAGGTAAAAAAGTTCTTTTTGTTGCTACTAAAAAGCAAGCAAAAGAGGTAGTTGCTAAGCACGCTGCTGAACTTAATATGCCTTATATTACAGAAAGATGGCCGGGAGGTATGTTAACGAATTTCGTTACAATCAGAAAAGCTGTAAAGAAAATGAACCATATCGACAAAATGAAAAAAGACGGTACGTTCGAAACTTTATCTAAAAAAGAAAGATTACAAGTTGACAGACAAAGAGCTAACTTAGAGAAAAACTTAGGTTCTATCTCTGACATGGTGCGTCTTCCTTCTGCAATCTTCGTTGTAGATATCATGAGAGAACACATCGCTGTAACTGAAGCTAAGAAATTAGGTATTCCAGTTTTCGGTATTGTTGATACTAACTCTGACCCTAGAAAAGTTGACTTCGTTATCCCAGGAAACGATGATGCTTCTAAGTCTATCGATATGCTTTTGAGCGTTGTTTCAGAATCTATCAAAGAAGGTCAGACTCAAAGAAAAGCTGATAAAGAAAAATCTAAAGAAGAAGGTGAAGTAGTTTCTGCTGATAAAGATGCAGATTTCGACGCTGCTGAATAA